A genomic window from Silene latifolia isolate original U9 population chromosome Y, ASM4854445v1, whole genome shotgun sequence includes:
- the LOC141632456 gene encoding uncharacterized protein LOC141632456 yields the protein MPDIEVEKEDIKNVPAWIRLNGLPLKFWGNSLPKIANLVGTYVKFDTPTEQKIRLGFARLMVELKLGQTFPEKIKFLDEKKQKNQQPTIKPVKTITTPENKQQHISITEAEEVITPITRPLQLHSGTMSPARLTKAIRQRVDDMSKNIYLSPTYMEVLNGQGSSKESVYDGVYGLIETKIKANKVNKTMNNILDKVAKVHFHYTIVYAFNGVSEREPLWSNLRRLAGAIHGPWAVGGDFNCVLFDHVRLGGKVSHAEADPFHDCLDSCHLINNQALGAYYT from the exons ATGCCTGATATTGAAGTAGAAAAGGAAGACATTAAAAATGTACCTGCATGGATAAGATTGAATGGTCTTCCTCTGAAATTTTGGGGCAATAGTCTACCAAAAATAGCAAATCTGGTTGGTACGTATGTCAAATTTGATACACCAACTGAACAGAAaataagactagggtttgcaagATTAATGGTAGAGTTGAAATTGGGTCAGACATTTCCAGAAAAGATTAAATTTCTGGATGAAAAAAAGCAA AAGAATCAACAGCCAACAATTAAGCCTGTCAAAACCATTACTACTCCTGAAAATAAACAGCAACATATCAGTATCACAGAAGCAGAGGAAGTGATAACTCCTATTACCAGACCTCTGCAACTGCATTCAGGGACTATGTCCCCTGCCAGGCTAACAAAAGCCATTAGACAGAGAGTGGATGATATGAGCAAGAACATTTATTTATCTCCAACTTATATGGAGGTGTTGAATGGTCAGGGCTCTTCAAAGGAGAGTGTGTATGATG GAGTCTATGGTCTTATTGAAACAAAGATCAAAGCCAATAAAGTTAATAAAACTATGAATAAT ATTCTAGATAAAGTTGCTAAGGTTCATTTTCATTATACTATTGTATATGCTTTCAATGGTGTAAGTGAGAGGGAACCCTTATGGAGCAACCTAAGGAGACTTGCTGGGGCTATACATGGGCCATGGGCAGTTGGTGGGGATTTTAATTGTGTTTTGTTTGATCATGTGAGGTTGGGTGGTAAAGTGAGCCATGCTGAGGCAGATCCTTTTCATGATTGCTTGGATTCCTGCCATTTGATTAACAACCAAGCATTAGGAGCCTATTACACCTAG